The following proteins are encoded in a genomic region of Coffea eugenioides isolate CCC68of chromosome 6, Ceug_1.0, whole genome shotgun sequence:
- the LOC113773788 gene encoding cytochrome P450 93A3-like produces the protein MANFSNALFYGLLFFIWFAATTFFRYVLKKRKNGSKPVRHPPSPPSLPIIGHLHLLGSIASKSFQTLANQYGPLIRLRIVSSTVVVVSNAAVAKEFLKNNEMNFVSRPQFGAADFNIYAGSEFVNAEYGPYWRFMKKLCMTELLSVPQVNRFVDIRRQEMMKLLEILVSFSEEGKACNLGVELMTMTNNVVSRMAMSTRCTPALDESKLLWEFVKEILELAPKFALGELFGPIGKFDLFGYGKRVKALISKFDSLVEKIMVEHENELNSSSKERKDMMDILLEIHRDKTAEVKLSRTDIKSFLMELFMAGTETVSVALTWTLAELINHPKVCQQLRDEITTVVGSKRLFQESDVPKLPYLQAVVKESLRLHAPAPLIFRRCGEDCKINGYDILANERIAFNVFAIMKDPSSWDNPLEFLPERFMVGSRDAYDDYQMDIKGQNFNIFPFGSGRRGCPGASLALAVVHSAVALLVQCFDFRVQGGEKINIEEGPGLSAGLAHPLMCYVTPHLNPLEIVVNEAK, from the exons ATGGCCAATTTCTCAAATGCTCTTTTCTATGGCCTTTTGTTCTTCATCTGGTTCGCTGCCACCACCTTCTTCCGTTATGTTCTAAAGAAACGAAAAAATGGTTCTAAACCAGTTCGACACCCTCCAAGCCCTCCATCACTGCCCATCATCGGCCATCTTCACCTGCTTGGCTCCATAGCATCCAAGAGTTTCCAAACCTTAGCCAACCAATACGGGCCGCTCATTCGGCTCCGTATTGTTTCATCCACAGTTGTTGTTGTCTCCAACGCTGCCGTTGCCAAAGAGTTCTTGAAGAataatgagatgaattttgtgtccAGGCCACAATTTGGGGCCGCAGATTTTAATATCTATGCTGGCTCTGAATTTGTTAACGCGGAATACGGCCCCTATTGGCGTTTCATGAAGAAACTTTGCATGACTGAGCTTCTTTCCGTGCCACAGGTCAACCGGTTTGTTGACATCAGGAGGCAAGAGATGATGAAGTTGTTGGAGATTCTTGTCAGTTTTTCAGAAGAAGGGAAGGCTTGTAATTTGGGAGTGGAACTTATGACCATGACTAATAATGTGGTTAGCAGGATGGCCATGAGCACCAGATGCACGCCTGCTCTTGATGAAAGTAAGCTCCTGTGGGAGTTTGTGAAGGAGATTCTTGAGCTTGCGCCCAAGTTTGCTTTGGGAGAATTATTTGGTCCTATAGGCAAATTTGATTTGTTTGGATATGGGAAGAGGGTGAAGGCCTTGATCTCGAAGTTTGATTCATTGGTGGAGAAGATAATGGTGGAACATGAGAACGAGTTGAACTCCTCTAGTAAGGAAAGGAAGGACATGATGGATATTCTCTTGGAGATTCACAGGGATAAAACTGCTGAAGTCAAGCTGAGTAGAACTGACATCAAATCATTTCTTATG GAACTTTTCATGGCAGGCACTGAAACAGTGAGTGTGGCACTGACTTGGACGCTAGCAGAGCTCATAAATCATCCAAAGGTGTGCCAGCAGCTTAGAGATGAAATCACTACTGTTGTGGGATCAAAAAGACTATTCCAAGAATCTGATGTTCCAAAGCTTCCTTACCTGCAAGCAGTTGTTAAAGAAAGCCTAAGGCTACATGCTCCTGCACCCTTGATATTTCGTAGATGTGGTGAAGATTGCAAAATCAACGGCTATGATATCTTGGCTAATGAGAGGATAGCATTCAATGTCTTTGCTATTATGAAGGACCCGAGTTCATGGGACAATCCGCTCGAATTTCTACCGGAAAGGTTCATGGTGGGATCTCGAGACGCTTATGATGATTACCAGATGGATATTAAGGGacaaaatttcaatatttttccATTTGGGAGTGGAAGAAGAGGGTGCCCTGGTGCATCACTTGCCTTAGCAGTGGTTCATTCAGCAGTTGCCCTGCTTGTTCAGTGCTTTGATTTTAGAGTGCAGGGAGGAGAAAAGATAAACATTGAAGAAGGGCCAGGGTTATCTGCTGGCTTGGCTCATCCACTCATGTGCTATGTTACTCCGCATCTTAATCCTTTGGAAATAGTTGTTAACGAGGCCAAATAA